The sequence below is a genomic window from Bacteroidota bacterium.
CCTATTTTCAAATTATTGGAAGCGACACAAGCTGGTTTTACGTTACTGAAACTAATGAGATATTTCTGCACGATTCAAGTTCTACAGATATTACAGATACTATTCATAATGAGAAAATTCACAATTTTGCTAATAGATACAAATATTTTGAAATTCCACTTATTGTTGGATATAGTTTCAGAAAAGGACGACTCAATACATCCTTGAAAGCTGGAATTATTAGCTCTTTCCTTTGGGAAATTTCCGGACAGAGCATGGCAGGACAATCGGAAAATGATGTGATTTCTTTAAGTCGGGACGATTTCCCTACAGTTCGCTTCGATATTTATTCTTCTCTTGAAGCTCGCTATTCTATTGGCTCCCGATATTTTGTTTTTGGCGAGATGTTTTATCGCCAATCGCTTAGCCCGATTTTTTCCCGCAACAATGTCAACTATAGATTTAGTAGCTATGGTTTGAAGTTTGGTACCGGTATTTATTTTTAAAAATTATTCAATTATTCAATGGTACAATTATTCAATTATTCAATGACTTTTACTACTATCGCAAGTTTGCAACTTGTAGCTGTTGTGGTTTAATAAATATTTAAACGATAAAAAATTAATATTATGAAAAAGAATTACTTACGAAAATTGATTTTAAGTTTTGCATTTGTCTTATTTTGTTTTTTGTTGAATGGGCAAAGTATGTTTTATTATCCTCACAAAGTGAAAAATGTCAATTACCCTATGTATAATGACGGAAGTATCCATCTTTATACATATAATATTGCGAATCCTACAAGTTATCTTTGGAGCACTGGTGAAACAACAAAAAATATATATAATCTGATTCCCGGAGAGTATTATGTTACCATGACATATGCATCTCAACCTACAGAGGTTGATACATTTGAAATAAAAGAAACGAATAATCATTATATTTTTCCTTGGGCATCTCCAAACTTAAACTTACAGCATACGATTAATATTCCGGGCGGAAATGCAGTTACCATAAAAGGACAAAATCTTTTGCCTGGGGATGAAATTGGTGTTTTTTATGATTCACTAAATCATTGGGCTTGTGCAGGTTCAATAGTTTGGAACGGGAATCCTCAAACAATTACAATCTCGGGGGATACAAGCGGAAACAGTGGTTTCGATGAAAATGAAATATTTCGTTTTTTGATACGCTCAACTTTATATGGTTTCGATTTTATACCTAATGTTGTTTATGATTTATCTGGAACTTATTCCGATGATAGTTCATTTGTTATAGGAGGTTCAAGTAGTTTATTGAGTTTGCAAGCAGATAGTCTTGTTCTGCAATCGTCTTTGCTTACTGCATATGGAGTTAATGATTTTTATGCATGGGTAAATCCTATTTATCCACAGACAACTTCTATATTTCCTTTAGGTCAGTCATTGAATATGTTAAAAAACCAACAAGGACATGTATTTTGGACTTTGTTTTGGTTAGATAATATTCACTATATTATCCCGAATGAACCATATACTGCAGAGATGCATTATACAAATGTTATTCAATTCGAGGGATATTTGCTTAACTCAACAATGTCATCTGTTTTTGTTAATACTTGTTATAATACACAAGATGGCTACATTTATTTGACTCCAACTTTCGGCACACCACCTTATACATATCTTTGGAATACGGGTGCTACTATAAATCCTCTTTATGACATTCCTGCAAATACCAATTTTAGTGTAACTGTTACCGATGCACTTATGGTTCAAAACACTTCGAGTATTACTTCTTATTATGGAAACGAATATCCGGTTTTGGATTTTACATTAGTTGATGAGACACCTTATTACTTGGGTTCAGCTCAGGTTGATGTAATTTCCTTTTGGGGCTGGGGCTATCAATATGATTGGTCTAATGGTGGCATCAATTCTCTCAATGACAGTCTAAGTGCTGGAACTTACAATCTAACCATTGAAACTAATTACGGTTGCACTTTCGACACATCGGTAACAGTAGGTTTCTCGGCATTTAATCTGTTTATACAAACTACAAGTGTTTCTTGCTATGGTGGAAACGATGGTGCTGTCTTTTTTGATAGTATAAATGGAGTACCACCATATAGTTATTTATGGTCAACTGGAAATACCGGTAGCTCGCTTTCAGCCCTTGCAGCAGATAACTATTCTGTAACAGTAATTGATAGCAATTTTGATACTGTTGTCGGCACTTTTGAAATTTTGCAGCCAGATACTATTAGTATTATTTCTGTAACATACCACGCAACCCCTGTCCTTGGTAATGATGGTGAAATTTTTATTGGAATTTCGGGTGGTACTACTCCATATTCCGTTCAATGGTCGAATGGTGCTAACACTGAAAATATTTCTTCATTAATTCCCGGTACATACACTCTTACAATTGCAGATGCTAATTCTTGCAGCCATATCGAAAGTTTTGTAGTAAGCACATTGTTAACAAATCCTTTGTCGGCAAATGGAACAATAATAAATAGTAATTGTGGTGGCAGCTGTAGTGGTGCTATAGATATTACAGTTTCTGGCGGATTAACACCATATAACTATCTTTGGTCGAACGGAGAAACTTCAGAAGACCTTACAAATTTGTGTTCTGGATATTATACAGTAACAGTTTCTGAATATCAGGCTCCAAGTGGACCGCTATGGCCCTGGAATTATATAAATACAGGTATCGTTCATACTATCTCCATTCCGGGAATAAGTATCTTAGCTCAATCAAATTCATACGTTGGAGTTTTTTATATGGACAATGGCATTCTTGAATGTGGTGGATATACAGAGTGGAATGGGCTATCTACAAATATTATTGCTTTTGGCGATGATCCATTGACTCCAGATAAAGATGGCTTTGCCCCCAACGAAAGCTTTATTTATAAAAGGTGGAATAATGGAATACACTATAATCTAAATCCTCTTTACACTGTAAATTCTTCTCAGTCAGGAAATTTTATTGAAAATAGCATTTCATATGTTGGTTTATTAAACCATCCTGAGTCAGAATCTTTGAGTTTCACAATTTATGAACCTGATTCTATATCTGTAAGTGCAGTAATTAATCATGAAACTCAGATAATTGGAAACAACGGGGCTATAGATTTGACAATGTCGGGAGGAATTCCTCCATATTCGCTCCAATGGTCGAATGGAGAAACTACGGAAGACTTAACAAATTTATCTCAGGGATTATATATTCTGACAATTACAGATTCTTACTCATGCCAGTATATCGACACATTTGAAATACTCTTGACAAATCCTCCTTATTGCGATTTATCTCTAATTTCAATTGTTTCACCCCAAACTCACTGCGATTTCAACAATATGGTTTATGTAAGTGTTGAATTGACTAATATAGGTACGCAATCGGCAAACAATTTCAATATAAGCTATATCAGTCCTGATGGTACAGTTATTACCGAAACGGTGAATATTTCTATACAACCCTCCGATACAATTATCTATACATTTTCGACACCATTTGATGGACAACTTTATGACAATGAGGAAAATATTTCTATCACAGTTTATTCTAGTTCGCCTTGCGACCCAATTTCATTCAATGATACGATCTCTATTGCATTTGCAAATAGTTTCCCTGTTTTTACTTTACAGAATGATGTGCAAAATAATTGTATTGGAAACATCAGCATCGACTCTATTTTTAGCAATTCGGGAAATGCTTTGAATTATTATTGGGATAATGTTGCCTATGGCTCAAATTTGTTTTTAGATAGCCTCTGTGCCGGAAACTATATGCTATTTATTGATGATGGTATTTGTATAGATTCTTTTGTGTTCGAAATTGAAAATATTCTTATAAATATTCAGTTCACAGCAATTTCACCCACTTGCAACGGAATGTCCGATGGCTCAATAGACGCAAATCTGAATTATAATCCGGGAAATAGTTTTACATTTTTGTGGTCAAGCGGCGATACGGATTCTGAAATTTCAGCTTTACCTGCAGGAATGTACAGCCTGACCATCAATAATAATAGTAATTTTGTAACAAGCGATAGTGTAGAACTAATCAATCCCCCTGCAATGTCTATAAGTTCCGTAGTTCAGGATGCTAATTCTCCAAGCATTCAAGACGGCTCAATCAATATTAGCGTAAGCGGAGGAATACCACCATTTTCTTACGTTTGGTCAAACGGCTCACCTTCTGAGGATATTTCAAATTTGGATGCAGGTTATTATGGTTGTACCATTACTGATTCCTATGGTTGTTCTAATTCGGAAAGTTACGTAATCGATTATATAAATCCCCCCCCACCTTTATCAACAGTTGCAACTATCCTTAGTCCAGGATGCCCCGGTTCTTGCGATGGCGAAATTGATTTGAACACAAGCGGTGGCACAAACCCTTACAATTATATTTGGTCAAATGGTTCCACAACCGAGGATATTAGTGGCTTATGTGCCGGTGATTATACTGTTAGCGTTTATGAAGAAGGGCTTACGGAGGCAGGAACACCATGGCCCTGGACTTATATTTCTACTTGGCAAAATCATACAGTATTAATCCCTGACAGTAGTGTATATCTCAATGGATTAATTGTACCGATAGGTTCATATATTGGAGTTTTTTATGATGATAATGGAGTTTGGGAATGCGGTGGTTATTTAGAGTTGACATCAGGGAACAATGCGCTTACCATTTGGGGAGATGAAATAGGAACTCCTGACAAGGAAGGTTTTACAATCGGTGAAACGTTTTCATGGCAAATTTATATAAATGGCAGTACATATTTCTTAACGCCGGAATACATGTTCACAATGCCAAATTACGGTAGTTTTGTGGAAAATGGAATATCTGGTGTTGTATCTCTACAAGCGCCGGTAATTGCTTCCCTTGTGGATACATTTACGGTTGACCCTCCAGACTCGGCAGTAATAAATTCTGTAGTTACAAATGTTATCCCAACTTTAGGCAATAACGGTTTAATAGATGTTATAGTTTTGGGCGGAACTCCTCCTTTCAGTTTTTTGTGGTCGAACGGAGCTACTACCGAAGATTTAATAAATATCGGAATCGGACAATATTCTCTCACAATTACAGATGATAATGGCTGTACTTTTAATGACAGTTTTTTGATAGAGTATTCATCTCCGCCAACGGCACTCTTAGTTACTGAAATTGTTGAAAATATAAGTTGCAATTCTATTTGCGATGGAAGTATTGATATTTCTGTTTCGGGTGGCGCTGCCCCTTATACATTTTTCTGGACTAATGGCGAAACCACTGAATATTTGGATTTGCTTTGTGCAGGAAATTATTCTTTAACTGTAAGTTGTCCCAGCGATACTGTAATGTTCAACTTTACTGTAACACAACCTGATAGTTTAGATTTCGATACAAATATCACTTTCATCGACCCAACAATTGGAAACGACGGAGCAATAGATTTAATACCTTCCGGTGGAACAATTCCTTACAATTTTATTTGGTCAAATAGCGAAACTACGGAAGATATTTTTAATTTAACTTATGGGCAATATTATCTGACACTTACCGATGCAAACTCTTGCGAACTGACGGCAGATTTTATGATTGAATATTTGGGAAATTACTTAGGTTTTGATATTATTAAGGAAAATGTTGATTGCTATAACACTGTAACCGGAAGTGCCTGGATAGAAAACCTGATAGGAGTCGATCCATTTAGTTTTCTTTGGTCTAATGGCGAAACTACAGATTCAATTTTTAATTTGTCTGTTGGAAATTATTATGTAACTGTTTCTGCTGCAAATGGCGATATGGTCAGCGATACTTTTGAAATACTTCAACCTGATGAATTAACAATTGATTTTTTAATAACTCCTGCAGACCCTGCTTTGCTAAGTAACGGAGCTATTAACATTACAGTCATTGGCGGAACATCACCATTTGTTTTTCAATGGTCGGACGGAAGCACAAGCGAAGATTTAGCTTCCGCTGAATACGGTGCATATCAATTAACTATTACCGATGCAAATTTATGTGAATTAATTGCCGATACTTTTGTCGATTTTAATTTGCTGCCAAATTGGAATTTCGATTTGTTTGGTGCGACTCATAGCATTGATATTCCTGCCGGAGCATTGTTGCAAATCAATGGTAGTTCTCTCGAAATGTGCGATTTCATTGGAGTATTTTTCGATTCGCTTGGCACTTTAAGTTGTGGAGGATATATTATTTGGAAACAAAATACAGTTACACTTTTTGCTTATGGCGATAATCCGGGCAATACAATAATTGATGGTTTTGCTAACGGCGAAGAATTCGAATGGAAAATCTGGGATGCTTCGAACAATTCTGAACATCTTGCTGCCGCAAGCTATAACCAGAGCTATCCCAACCAAGAACTCTGGCAAGCCGGCGGACAAAGTGCCATCGACAGCTTACAAACAATTACCATTTCAGGAACCGTTTCAACCATAAATAAATCGAATGTTCCTCTCGGGATGATTGTTTTATACGAACCTGCCCAAAGTTTATACTATGCCGTAGATAAAGGTCTGGTAACCAACGGACAATTTAAAATTGAAGGAATATTTCCTGGCGATTATTTGCTTTATGCAATTCCTGCACCTGGCAACCAATATGGAATTCCGGGCTATTATGTCGAGCACAACAATTGGCAGGAAGCCAGCCTTGTTCAGGCTTATGCTTACACCGATGGGGTTGATATAATTATTGACCCGACTCAAACCTACAACACTGGCATTGGAGCTATTTCCGGAAATATTTATGTGGGCAGCGATGCAAGCTACAATCCCGATGTTTTTGGCGACGAATGGTTCCCCGAATCAACAAAAGAAGGAGAAATCCCTGCGAGAAATATTCCTGTCCTACTTTTCGACAATCAAATGATACCAATGGATTTCAGATTGTCGAACGATTTGGGAGCTTTTGAATTTGAGCAATTAGAATTGGGCTCATATTTTGTAAAAGTTGAAAAAGCGGGTTTGCAATCTCTTGAGGTTTTGGTAACTCTAAGCGAAAGTTCGCCAATTTCTGGCGGAAACAATTTTAGTTTAGAAAGCGGGTTTGTAAATTCTATACCGGAACTTAATGAAATTGCCGAATTCAGCATTTTCCCCAATCCTGTAAAAGACAAACTTTATATTCAATTTAGACAAAACCATATTTCAGATTTTGAGATAAGCATTTTTTCAGCTTTAGGTTTAAAAATGAAAACATTAGATTTTTCAACAGAACTGAGCAATCAAGAAATTTCTATTGATATGAAAACTTTTTCTCCAGGAGTATATTTTGTGGAAATTGGAAATACAGAGCATAAATATGTTAGAAAAATTGTTGTATTTTAGCTTATGGGGACTTCTAAAAATAGTAAATTTCAAGGCGTAAGAAATTTCAAAACCGTAGTTTACTAATGTAAATGAGGATTTTGAAATTTTGAAACAACGAAGAAATTTGCATTTTTAGAAGTCCCTTTATATAACATCGCCTAAAATGAAATCTTAATTATTCAGGGCTCAAAATTTATCAGTATTTTTTTGCATGTTTATTTAGCCGAAACAATATATTTGCAAAATTATGAGCAAAAGGCTAATTTGGATATTAACTGCGCTGGTTGCAATTGCTATAAGCATTCTGATAACAATTCAGTTTGTGTGGATAAAAAATGCAATTGAAATTAACCATAAACAATTTCAGAATATAGTTAACAAATCTCTAAATCACCTATCAAAAAATATTGAAACCCAGGATATTGTACATAAATTTCGAAATTCGTATAACAACTCTTTTGAATTATTTGGATTTGATGATGATTTGATAATTGAAATAATTGATACAAGTTCTCAGAATTTGGAGGATAATTCAAATTATATTGAAATAGATAAAGATTCCATATTTCAAAATGATTCAAGCCAACTGGAAGCTAATGAATTATTGACTGAAAGTGATATTTCGAAAAATTTGTTTGCACAAAAAGCATCCTTTATCAACGAAATTGCAATGCAGCTTTTGTACGATGAAGAAAACAGAATAGAAAAATTGAATTACCAAACCATAGATTCTCTGATTACAAAAGAATTTGGGAATGATGGAATAAACTTAAGCTATGAATTCATGGTTTTGCAAAACAATTCTGATACTG
It includes:
- a CDS encoding T9SS type A sorting domain-containing protein, translated to MKKNYLRKLILSFAFVLFCFLLNGQSMFYYPHKVKNVNYPMYNDGSIHLYTYNIANPTSYLWSTGETTKNIYNLIPGEYYVTMTYASQPTEVDTFEIKETNNHYIFPWASPNLNLQHTINIPGGNAVTIKGQNLLPGDEIGVFYDSLNHWACAGSIVWNGNPQTITISGDTSGNSGFDENEIFRFLIRSTLYGFDFIPNVVYDLSGTYSDDSSFVIGGSSSLLSLQADSLVLQSSLLTAYGVNDFYAWVNPIYPQTTSIFPLGQSLNMLKNQQGHVFWTLFWLDNIHYIIPNEPYTAEMHYTNVIQFEGYLLNSTMSSVFVNTCYNTQDGYIYLTPTFGTPPYTYLWNTGATINPLYDIPANTNFSVTVTDALMVQNTSSITSYYGNEYPVLDFTLVDETPYYLGSAQVDVISFWGWGYQYDWSNGGINSLNDSLSAGTYNLTIETNYGCTFDTSVTVGFSAFNLFIQTTSVSCYGGNDGAVFFDSINGVPPYSYLWSTGNTGSSLSALAADNYSVTVIDSNFDTVVGTFEILQPDTISIISVTYHATPVLGNDGEIFIGISGGTTPYSVQWSNGANTENISSLIPGTYTLTIADANSCSHIESFVVSTLLTNPLSANGTIINSNCGGSCSGAIDITVSGGLTPYNYLWSNGETSEDLTNLCSGYYTVTVSEYQAPSGPLWPWNYINTGIVHTISIPGISILAQSNSYVGVFYMDNGILECGGYTEWNGLSTNIIAFGDDPLTPDKDGFAPNESFIYKRWNNGIHYNLNPLYTVNSSQSGNFIENSISYVGLLNHPESESLSFTIYEPDSISVSAVINHETQIIGNNGAIDLTMSGGIPPYSLQWSNGETTEDLTNLSQGLYILTITDSYSCQYIDTFEILLTNPPYCDLSLISIVSPQTHCDFNNMVYVSVELTNIGTQSANNFNISYISPDGTVITETVNISIQPSDTIIYTFSTPFDGQLYDNEENISITVYSSSPCDPISFNDTISIAFANSFPVFTLQNDVQNNCIGNISIDSIFSNSGNALNYYWDNVAYGSNLFLDSLCAGNYMLFIDDGICIDSFVFEIENILINIQFTAISPTCNGMSDGSIDANLNYNPGNSFTFLWSSGDTDSEISALPAGMYSLTINNNSNFVTSDSVELINPPAMSISSVVQDANSPSIQDGSINISVSGGIPPFSYVWSNGSPSEDISNLDAGYYGCTITDSYGCSNSESYVIDYINPPPPLSTVATILSPGCPGSCDGEIDLNTSGGTNPYNYIWSNGSTTEDISGLCAGDYTVSVYEEGLTEAGTPWPWTYISTWQNHTVLIPDSSVYLNGLIVPIGSYIGVFYDDNGVWECGGYLELTSGNNALTIWGDEIGTPDKEGFTIGETFSWQIYINGSTYFLTPEYMFTMPNYGSFVENGISGVVSLQAPVIASLVDTFTVDPPDSAVINSVVTNVIPTLGNNGLIDVIVLGGTPPFSFLWSNGATTEDLINIGIGQYSLTITDDNGCTFNDSFLIEYSSPPTALLVTEIVENISCNSICDGSIDISVSGGAAPYTFFWTNGETTEYLDLLCAGNYSLTVSCPSDTVMFNFTVTQPDSLDFDTNITFIDPTIGNDGAIDLIPSGGTIPYNFIWSNSETTEDIFNLTYGQYYLTLTDANSCELTADFMIEYLGNYLGFDIIKENVDCYNTVTGSAWIENLIGVDPFSFLWSNGETTDSIFNLSVGNYYVTVSAANGDMVSDTFEILQPDELTIDFLITPADPALLSNGAINITVIGGTSPFVFQWSDGSTSEDLASAEYGAYQLTITDANLCELIADTFVDFNLLPNWNFDLFGATHSIDIPAGALLQINGSSLEMCDFIGVFFDSLGTLSCGGYIIWKQNTVTLFAYGDNPGNTIIDGFANGEEFEWKIWDASNNSEHLAAASYNQSYPNQELWQAGGQSAIDSLQTITISGTVSTINKSNVPLGMIVLYEPAQSLYYAVDKGLVTNGQFKIEGIFPGDYLLYAIPAPGNQYGIPGYYVEHNNWQEASLVQAYAYTDGVDIIIDPTQTYNTGIGAISGNIYVGSDASYNPDVFGDEWFPESTKEGEIPARNIPVLLFDNQMIPMDFRLSNDLGAFEFEQLELGSYFVKVEKAGLQSLEVLVTLSESSPISGGNNFSLESGFVNSIPELNEIAEFSIFPNPVKDKLYIQFRQNHISDFEISIFSALGLKMKTLDFSTELSNQEISIDMKTFSPGVYFVEIGNTEHKYVRKIVVF